In Aedes albopictus strain Foshan chromosome 3, AalbF5, whole genome shotgun sequence, the following are encoded in one genomic region:
- the LOC109402985 gene encoding nucleolar and coiled-body phosphoprotein 1 gives MSSKLLNYPSAGANPHLGAGGGSSAGSSTANRNGTTIGHGSSLLNLENLQLDDILCTVCQSVLVEPVFLPCQHRFCRNCLSGTIEKNNLNCPCCRKRFGTWYRNASRMNKLVHEKLWNAIQSQFRDYLDEDGAGRCNGNGSVGSCFVPQSESVIHLSEPGEIRKEYENELQRYRKELIEEKKKELAASEKYIINLYKQEGIIDLVDSSDHLSISSTTSTPEPPPDKSRNPAQSSNQEAKAHEVVEDDEEAGPSGSGNGKKDCSQAKPVAPNQNSAITSSSNNVNSTSRQETPKSQSNGSVISISSTSSASGASSSCISSASSRYSLVKQQPQQQQQPASSKAQSSQEAATTSKHTVGPVVKKVFTMAELNQNELCVKPTKLHRRNSSQAVDDDDDDGDSLRSELNHFKPIFSTTPKSCFSSKAIVRVPSVRPETGSLPPKSECFSPSKSPFKPIDPTTPRRSAFSVVNVNLFTPLTVTITEAANKSTGKLQKRKVSESVGKKQKTATKSSGKARKQPSSKSNGANPEPDRRKRKLKFSPLPKAKVKEEVAKASDNSSNSRTTRRSQARQPSRLKNIIVSDQQRREAMIEQERRDFEFAQKLQKKLNRTRGATLLVMESLPKEASKIIARKQNSNYSLRRQTIAVQPMIAQLPPPNPPSSSTSSIRSDRGHREVPSRKRGAPAKVDEAPKPIAESTTSAATTTTTATETKQAKKPKLQPAAMKKRRQPPMMVQETHPPEAETGGSSESRILRRSNRIRS, from the exons ATGTCTTCGAAGCTGCTCAACTACCCATCGGCCGGAGCGAATCCGCATCTGGGTGCCGGTGGTGGCAGTTCGGCGGGGTCGTCGACTGCGAACCGAAATGGCACCACCATCGGCCACGGTTCCTCCTTGTTGAATTTGGAGAATCTCCAACTGGATGACATCCTGTGCACCGTTTGCCAATCGGTTCTGGTTGAGCCGGTGTTTCTTCCGTGCCAGCACCGGTTCTGCCGGAACTGTCTCAGCGGAACGATCGAGAAGAACAACCTCAACTGTCCGTGCTGTCGGAAACGGTTCGGGACGTGGTACCGGAACGCTTCCCGAATGAACAAGTTGGTTCACGAGAAGCTGTGGAATGCGATCCAGAGCCAGTTTCGGGACTATCTGGACGAGGACGGTGCCGGGCGGTGCAATGGGAACGGAAGCGTTGGTAGCTGCTTTGTACCGC AAAGCGAAAGCGTTATCCACCTCAGCGAACCGGGTGAAATTCGTAAAGAGTACGAGAATGAACTGCAGCGATATCGCAAGGAGCTCATCGAAGAAAAGAAAAAAGAACTAGCCGCCTCGGAAAAATACATCATCAACCTCTACAAACAGGAGGGAATTATCGATCTGGTGGACAGCAGCGATCACCTGTCAATTTCGTCTACGACAAGCACTCCGGAACCACCACCGGATAAGAGCCGAAATCCAGCACAAAGCTCCAATCAGGAGGCCAAAGCACACGAAGTCGTCGAAGATGACGAAGAAGCTGGACCTTCCGGATCCGGAAATGGGAAGAAGGACTGTAGTCAGGCGAAACCAGTTGCTCCCAATCAGAACAGTGCGATCACCAGCAGTAGCAATAACGTGAATTCTACTAGTCGTCAGGAGACTCCCAAGTCCCAGTCTAATGGAAG TGTCATATCGATTTCATCGACCTCCTCCGCCTCGGGAGCATCGTCGTCGTGCATTTCGTCCGCCTCCAGTCGGTACAGTTTAGTCAAACAGCaaccgcagcagcagcaacaaccggCCTCGAGCAAAGCTCAAAGCTCACAGGAGGCGGCAACCACAAGTAAGCACACCGTTGGTCCGGTGGTCAAGAAGGTTTTCACGATGGCCGAACTGAATCAGAATGAACTGTGCGTGAAACCGACCAAGCTACACCGGCGAAACTCTAGTCAAGCggtcgatgacgacgacgacgatggagaCAGTTTGCGATCGGAGCTGAACCATTTCAAGCCCATCTTTTCCACGACGCCCAAGAGTTG TTTCTCATCCAAGGCGATCGTACGAGTTCCTTCGGTACGACCGGAAACCGGATCGCTACCACCAAAGTCCGAGTGTTTCAGCCCGAGCAAAAGCCCGTTTAAGCCAATCGATCCGACGACTCCTCGCCGCTCGGCATTCTCCGTAGTGAATGTAAACCTATTCACTCCGCTAACCGTAACCATCACCGAAGCAGCCAACAAATCGACCGGCAAGCTGCAGAAGCGAAAAGTTAGCGAGTCTGTTGGCAAAAAGCAGAAAACAGCGACAAAGTCATCCGGTAAGGCGAGAAAGCAGCCTAGCAGCAAATCAAACGGAGCAAACCCGGAACCAGACCGTCGCAAACGGAAGTTGAAGTTTTCGCCGCTTCCGAAAGCGAAGGTGAAAGAGGAGGTTGCGAAGGCAAGCGATAACAGTAGTAACAGTAGAACCACCCGAAGAAGCCAAGCGAGGCAACCCAGTAGGCTGAAAAACATCATCGTTAGCGATCAGCAGCGACGGGAAGCGATGATCGAACAGGAACGACGAGACTTTGAATTTGCACAAAAACTTCAGAAGAAGCTCAATCGCACAAGGGGAGCTACATTGCTGGTGATGGAATCGCTTCCCAAGGAAGCATCGAAGATTATAGCTAGGAAACAGAACAGTAACTACTCGCTACGGCGGCAAACGATAGCCGTTCAACCAATGATCGCGCAATTACCGCCTCCGAATCCTCCGAGTAGCAGTACTTCGTCCATCAGAAGTGACAGAGGCCACCGGGAAGTGCCTTCCCGTAAGAGAGGAGCCCCTGCCAAGGTCGATGAAGCGCCGAAACCGATTGCAGAGTCTACTAcgtcggcggcgacgacgacgacgacggccacaGAGACAAAGCAGGCCAAGAAGCCTAAGTTGCAGCCTGCTGCGATGAAGAAGCGACGACAACCACCGATGATGGTACAAGAGACCCACCCACCAGAGGCAGAAACCGGAGGCAGCAGCGAGAGCAGAATCCTACGACGGTCCAACCGGATCAGATCCTAA